From Humisphaera borealis, the proteins below share one genomic window:
- a CDS encoding HEAT repeat domain-containing protein, with protein sequence MTATIALLTTGCGPGSGPTVSLTSDDPAGRIPAIKGAAQRKDQASVPKLVELLSSDDPAERFYAIEALRRITGKTMGYNYYGSEQERAQAIDRWKASIAPTTQPR encoded by the coding sequence ATGACCGCGACCATCGCACTTCTGACGACCGGCTGCGGGCCCGGCTCCGGTCCGACCGTCTCGCTGACCAGCGACGACCCGGCCGGTCGAATCCCGGCGATCAAGGGGGCCGCTCAGCGGAAGGATCAAGCGTCGGTTCCCAAGCTGGTGGAATTGCTTTCCAGCGACGACCCGGCCGAGCGGTTCTACGCGATCGAGGCCCTGCGGCGCATCACGGGTAAAACGATGGGCTACAATTACTATGGCTCGGAACAGGAGCGCGCCCAGGCGATCGATCGATGGAAAGCCTCGATCGCACCGACGACCCAACCCAGGTAG
- a CDS encoding STAS domain-containing protein translates to MSELRTSTEMVPSARVEGDALVLSVRGEIDLHNSPELRTEVLDLLNKQSPKRLILNLGQVPYMDSSAIAVLVESLQKVRKSGGRVLLTDLQPRVKSLLEIARLGSIFVICKDEAEALTK, encoded by the coding sequence ATGAGTGAGTTGCGTACCAGCACTGAAATGGTCCCGTCCGCACGCGTGGAGGGCGATGCGCTGGTGCTTAGCGTTCGCGGCGAGATCGATCTTCACAACAGCCCCGAACTCCGCACCGAAGTCCTTGATCTGCTCAACAAGCAGTCCCCCAAGCGACTGATTCTGAATCTCGGACAGGTCCCCTACATGGACAGCAGCGCGATCGCCGTCCTGGTCGAATCGTTGCAGAAGGTTCGCAAGTCCGGCGGGCGCGTGCTTCTCACCGACCTGCAGCCCCGCGTCAAAAGCCTTCTGGAAATCGCGAGACTGGGCAGCATCTTTGTCATTTGTAAGGACGAGGCCGAAG
- a CDS encoding ATP-binding protein yields MGSRQVQDPKPAVPPDQLHLRVSSDTANLAEVRRAVESYAGAAGFDEAAVAEIGLVVNEAMANVIRHAYGNQTGRPIELEAEPVSEPHHGIVLRLRMRDWGNGISPEDVPVRGYVPGEPGGLGLVCLKQMMDSVEYSPQPDGMLLTMTKRRAKGESAKSESMPSGE; encoded by the coding sequence ATGGGCAGTCGACAAGTTCAAGATCCGAAGCCGGCAGTGCCGCCGGACCAGCTTCATTTGCGTGTCAGCAGTGACACCGCTAACCTCGCCGAGGTCCGCCGTGCCGTCGAGTCGTACGCCGGTGCCGCCGGCTTCGACGAAGCGGCCGTCGCGGAAATCGGGTTGGTTGTCAATGAGGCGATGGCGAACGTCATCCGGCACGCCTACGGTAATCAGACGGGTCGTCCGATCGAACTGGAAGCCGAGCCCGTTAGTGAGCCCCATCACGGGATTGTCCTTCGACTGCGGATGCGGGATTGGGGCAACGGTATCAGCCCGGAGGATGTCCCTGTTCGCGGTTATGTCCCGGGCGAGCCGGGCGGCCTCGGGCTGGTTTGCCTGAAGCAGATGATGGACAGCGTCGAATACAGCCCCCAGCCCGATGGAATGCTACTGACCATGACCAAGCGACGAGCAAAAGGTGAGTCGGCAAAGAGTGAGTCGATGCCGTCAGGCGAGTAG